A genomic window from Pyricularia oryzae 70-15 chromosome 7, whole genome shotgun sequence includes:
- a CDS encoding IBR domain-containing protein: protein MAHHPPSSLGTLVLIKAAVGCLAHRSKTNSLDKDSHPVCRQAGPLRGYHGSITIGITGDDTTLSEANRQQASTAPLLAQLSPLHPSRPPLQSALPNTILAMVSLVITSATVPSNDLEMCSTEVVIRRIPELSEARYFSQVFSASGSSTEAGIDRALAAKAAALGISTVPSPQPPRLSLPYEPSDHQTPDQQTNFSRRATSDLDHSLGIGVSDIPSSPRPLSNVADYAASTTPALANSNSQGAPLSKKRSRNLSFSQYDKYLAHVDPNLKQPKFVKESPVVPEPAPSLFSIGSRRSLVSFKRTLKTKVRWRRSAVSPLPISCICCRDDFNKIQSLQTLPCGHTYCSSCLKIMVNQSVTDESKMPPRCCTQPIPGHVVKAVLDVEEQQTFLKAVLQFSTPWEARIFCPNAACGEFIRPRAKIDPKHPFDVTCKYCRSRVCVMCKRDAHPLGQDCPADFELDEVLKMGEKSGWRRCYKCRTLVELSQGCTHMTCRCKAQFCYICGAVWDSTVGCPNYCNGEEELERRRLEEEARMEELEAEKEAQEQAALAVEADRLVALERTAASPEFAELAETLAAEKERIVTYENEAKSSLWSRHTDERVALMERFSDQVDKMRERHAKTMQHLEDRQIAAEMDLRATLEQRARSVKIRLRHMEAYCDGLGRSVNPNSSPSTTNSGSLGSRPSSPNPANHPSMPTRVVTERDLRELGQQYNMRDDLERLHQARINVLRDRQAKNMEDLQDRQRTEMDNLLNQRDEEIEDLEAAFAAEDDALLCVFDERRQRARARWALRVEILQKTMENNTGLRHGPLPLPE, encoded by the exons ATGGCGCA CCACCCTCCTTCATCCTTAGGTACCCTTGTCTTGATTAAGGCTGCAGTCGGGTGTCTTGCCCACAG GTCAAAAACGAACAGCCTCGATAAAGACTCTCACCCAGTCTGCCGACAAGCCGGCCCTCTCCGCGGCTATCATGGTTCAATCACGATTGGCATCACTGGCGACGATACGACATTGAGTGAGGCGAACCGTCAGCAAGCAAGCACAGCACCCTTGCTTGCGCAGCTTTCCCCGCTTCATCCTTCTCGGCCCCCCTTGCAATCCGCTCTTCCAAATACCATCCTCGCGATGGTTTCACTTGTAATTACGTCTGCCACCGTGCCTTCAAACGACTTGGAAATGTGCTCTACCGAAGTCGTCATTCGCCGCATCCCCGAATTATCAGAGGCAAGATATTTCTCTCAGGTCTTCTCGGCATCGGGCAGCTCCACGGAGGCCGGGATCGACAGAGCTTTGGCAGCAAAGGCCGCAGCTTTAGGAATCTCAACGGTACCATCACCGCAACCTCCCCGGCTCTCATTGCCATATGAGCCGTCAGACCACCAGACTCCCGATCAACAAACCAACTTTTCCAGGCGTGCGACAAGCGATCTGGACCACTCGTTAGGGATAGGCGTTAGCGATATCCCATCCTCGCCACGTCCTCTTTCAAACGTCGCAGATTACGCCGCCAGCACCACGCCGGCCTTGGCAAATTCCAACTCGCAGGGCGCTCCGCTTTCAAAGAAGAGATCAAGGAATTTGAGCTTTTCGCAATACGACAAGTATCTCGCACATGTAGACCCGAACCTCAAACAGCCAAAGTTTGTCAAGGAATCTCCTGTGGTTCCGGAACCGGCCCCCAGTTTGTTCAGCATTGGCAGCAGGAGGAGCCTCGTCAGTTTCAAACGTACGTTGAAAACAAAGGTGCGATGGCGGAGATCAGCCGTGTCACCTTTGCCCAT ctcctGTATATGTTGTCGGGATGATTTCAACAAGATCCAGTCACTTCAGACACTGCCATGTGGTCATACCTACTGCAGTTCTTGTCTCAAGATCATGGTGAATCAGTCTGTAACCGACGAATCAAAGATGCCGCCACGTTGCTGTACCCAGCCGATACCTGGGCATGTCGTCAAGGCTGTACTTGACGTCGAGGAGCAGCAGACGTTTCTCAAGGCCGTCTTGCAATTCTCGACGCCATGGGAGGCGCGCATCTTTTGTCCGAATGCGGCGTGCGGCGAATTCATCAGGCCGCGGGCCAAGATCGATCCAAAACACCCATTCGACGTTACCTGCAAGTATTGTCGATCCCGGGTTTGCGTCATGTGCAAACGAGACGCTCATCCCTTGGGACAAGACTGTCCAGCAGACTTTGAGCTCGATGAGGTGTTGAAGATGGGCGAGAAGTCTGGATGGAGGCGCTGTTACAAGTGTCGCACTCTGGTAGAACTTTCCCAGGGCTGCACGCACATGACCTGCCGGTGCAAGGCCCAGTTTTGCTACATATGCGGAGCTGTATGGGATAGCACTGTCGGTTGCCCCAACTACTGCAACGGCGAGGAAGAGCTGGAACGTAGACGGTTAGAGGAGGAGGCTCGAATGGAAGAGCTagaggccgagaaggaggCACAGGAGCAAGCAGCGCTCGCCGTCGAGGCCGATCGTCTGGTGGCACTGGAACGAACCGCCGCAAGCCCCGAGTTTGCAGAGCTGGCCGAGACCTTGGCGGCAGAAAAGGAGCGCATCGTCACGTACGAGAACGAGGCCAAGTCGTCACTATGGTCGAGGCACACCGACGAGCGTGTCGCTCTGATGGAACGATTCTCGGACCAGGTCGACAAGATGAGGGAGCGGCACGCTAAGACCATGCAGCACCTAGAGGACCGTCAGATCGCGGCCGAGATGGACTTGCGCGCCACGCTGGAGCAACGCGCTCGAAGCGTCAAGATAAGGCTGAGGCATATGGAAGCTTACTGCGACGGACTGGGCAGGAGCGTCAATCCCAATTCCAGTCCCTCGACAACCAACAGCGGAAGCCTGGGCAGCAGACCGAGCTCGCCGAATCCGGCCAACCACCCGAGCATGCCGACACGAGTTGTAACAGAGCGGGATCTGCGCGAGCTTGGGCAGCAGTACAACATGCGTGACGACCTCGAGCGCCTTCACCAGGCACGAATCAACGTTCTGCGCGACCGTCAGGCGAAGAACATGGAGGACCTGCAGGATCGTCAGAGGACCGAGATGGATAACCTGTTGAATCAGCGAGACGAAGAGATAGAGGATCTTGAAGCTGCGTTCGCCGCCGAGGACGACGCGCTTCTGTGCGTGTTTGACGAGAGGAGGCAGCGAGCTCGTGCGAGGTGGGCACTTCGTGTCGAGATACTGCAGAAGACCATGGAGAACAACACGGGCTTGCGGCACGGCCCGCTACCTCTGCCCGAATAG